In Bradyrhizobium guangxiense, the following are encoded in one genomic region:
- the pseI gene encoding pseudaminic acid synthase, with the protein MSTTISIAGREIGQSHEPFIIAEMSGNHNQSLERALAIVEAAAKAGAHALKLQTYTADTMTLALARDEFFIDDPDSLWKGRSLHELYQQAYTPWEWHGPIFDRARSLGMIPFSTPFDATAVDFLEGLGVACYKIASFENTDLPLIRRVAATGKPMIISTGMATVADLDETVRAARAAGCKQLVLLKCTSTYPATPADTNLLTIPHMRSLFGCQVGLSDHTFGIGASVASVALGATVIEKHFTLARADGGVDSTFSMEPEEMAALVVETKRAWLALGHVYYGLTEKEGKSLVFRRSLYVAEDLAPGDVLSEQNLRIIRPGLGLPPKYFETLLGKRVGRAVRRGPPMSWDLLSSADDAVPTPQGAARSARG; encoded by the coding sequence ATGAGCACAACCATCTCCATTGCCGGGCGCGAGATCGGCCAGTCTCACGAGCCGTTCATCATTGCGGAGATGTCGGGAAACCACAATCAGTCGCTCGAGCGCGCGTTGGCGATCGTGGAGGCCGCCGCGAAGGCGGGGGCTCACGCGCTCAAGCTGCAGACCTATACGGCCGACACGATGACGCTTGCGCTCGCGCGCGACGAATTTTTCATCGATGATCCCGACAGCCTGTGGAAAGGTCGTTCGCTGCACGAGCTTTACCAGCAGGCCTATACCCCCTGGGAGTGGCATGGACCGATCTTCGACCGTGCGCGCTCACTTGGCATGATTCCGTTCTCGACTCCGTTCGATGCGACCGCTGTCGATTTTCTCGAAGGTCTCGGTGTCGCCTGCTACAAGATCGCCTCGTTCGAGAACACCGATCTGCCGCTCATTCGCAGGGTTGCGGCCACTGGCAAACCCATGATCATCTCGACCGGCATGGCCACGGTGGCCGATCTCGACGAGACGGTGAGAGCTGCCAGGGCGGCGGGCTGCAAGCAGCTCGTCTTGCTGAAATGCACCAGCACCTATCCGGCGACGCCCGCCGACACCAATCTGCTGACCATTCCCCATATGCGCTCGCTGTTCGGCTGCCAGGTCGGGCTGTCGGACCACACGTTCGGCATCGGTGCGTCGGTCGCAAGCGTTGCGCTCGGTGCGACCGTGATCGAGAAGCATTTCACGCTTGCCCGCGCCGACGGCGGCGTCGATTCGACCTTCTCGATGGAGCCGGAGGAGATGGCCGCCCTTGTGGTCGAGACCAAGCGCGCCTGGCTCGCACTCGGCCACGTCTATTATGGTTTGACCGAAAAAGAGGGCAAGTCGCTCGTGTTCCGCCGGTCGCTGTACGTGGCGGAGGATCTCGCCCCCGGCGACGTGCTCAGCGAGCAGAACCTCCGCATCATCCGGCCCGGTCTTGGCTTGCCGCCGAAATATTTCGAGACGCTGCTTGGCAAGCGTGTAGGGCGCGCGGTTCGGCGAGGACCCCCGATGAGTTGGGATCTGCTCTCGTCTGCAGATGATGCGGTCCCGACGCCGCAAGGCGCGGCGAGGAGCGCCCGTGGCTGA
- a CDS encoding formyltransferase family protein, with translation MSEVAPVYCVATVRPWNVLQFERTIRHLPGQWHLIAGQPDLTLEKLQAIGPKAIFFPHWNWKVPDQIVSAFECVAFHAAPLPYGKGGSPIQNMIERGFEQTKLTAFRMNAGFDDGDIYLQRDLSLAGSAHDIFIRMAELTASMIGDMVREWPTPIPQVGEAMTFKRRKPEQSRLDGSKTLARLYDHIRMLDAPEYPKSFIEIENTRIEFSNAELEDGALRATATFRKIEP, from the coding sequence ATGAGTGAGGTTGCTCCGGTCTATTGCGTTGCCACGGTCAGGCCCTGGAACGTCCTGCAGTTCGAAAGGACGATCCGCCATCTTCCCGGGCAATGGCACCTTATTGCAGGGCAGCCGGACCTCACGCTCGAGAAGCTGCAAGCAATCGGACCCAAGGCGATCTTCTTCCCGCATTGGAACTGGAAGGTCCCCGACCAGATCGTGTCCGCATTTGAATGCGTAGCGTTCCATGCAGCGCCGCTTCCGTACGGAAAAGGCGGTAGCCCGATCCAGAATATGATCGAGCGGGGCTTCGAACAGACCAAGCTAACGGCATTCCGGATGAATGCCGGTTTCGACGATGGCGATATCTATCTTCAGCGCGATCTGTCACTCGCGGGGTCGGCGCATGACATTTTCATCCGCATGGCCGAACTGACCGCGTCGATGATCGGGGACATGGTCAGGGAGTGGCCGACGCCTATTCCCCAAGTCGGCGAAGCCATGACTTTCAAGCGCCGGAAGCCGGAGCAGTCCAGGCTCGACGGCAGCAAAACGCTCGCCAGGCTCTATGATCACATCCGGATGCTCGACGCGCCGGAATATCCCAAATCATTCATCGAGATCGAAAACACGCGGATCGAATTCAGCAATGCTGAATTGGAGGACGGCGCGCTGCGTGCCACCGCGACATTCAGAAAGATCGAGCCGTGA
- the pseG gene encoding UDP-2,4-diacetamido-2,4,6-trideoxy-beta-L-altropyranose hydrolase yields the protein MVGFTNSMQRVVFRVDASVQMGMGHLTRCLTLANALAERGAKSCFLLRSHAAGLRAFVEGCGHDVRLLSDPPGGRPETDDAGPYADWLPTTWRQDAEQTSQAMDRIGAADWLIVDHYALDFRWESACRRDALRILAIDDLANRQHDCDVLLDQNLVREMHTRYKDRVAETCTQLLGPRYALLRPDFTQQRRLLTARSGQIGRILVCYGGSDPTNETAKAVRAIASLATPSVKVDVVVGPTNPHAHAIVQLCSGLSGARVYRGADNIAELMRRADLSIGAGGGMSWERCCLGLPAVAGDIAENQVGALTALADVGAALYLGSAPAVTIEMLAESLLSLLDDALRVRAMGEAALALVDGEGRNQVVAHMRN from the coding sequence TTGGTTGGGTTCACGAACAGCATGCAGCGAGTCGTCTTTCGCGTTGACGCATCGGTCCAGATGGGTATGGGGCACCTCACCCGATGCCTCACGTTGGCGAATGCGCTCGCCGAAAGGGGAGCGAAGTCGTGCTTTCTCCTGCGCAGCCACGCCGCGGGATTGAGAGCATTCGTCGAAGGATGCGGACACGATGTGCGCCTATTGTCGGATCCGCCGGGGGGCCGTCCCGAAACGGACGACGCCGGCCCGTATGCGGATTGGCTGCCGACGACATGGCGACAGGACGCAGAACAGACCTCGCAAGCCATGGACCGGATCGGCGCGGCCGATTGGCTCATTGTCGATCACTACGCCCTCGATTTTCGCTGGGAAAGCGCATGTCGGCGCGATGCCTTGAGGATTCTCGCAATCGACGATCTGGCCAATCGCCAACATGATTGCGACGTCCTGCTCGACCAGAATCTCGTTCGGGAGATGCACACGCGCTATAAGGACCGTGTGGCCGAGACCTGTACGCAGCTGCTTGGACCGCGATATGCGCTGTTGCGCCCCGATTTCACCCAGCAGCGTCGCCTGTTGACAGCCCGCAGCGGCCAGATTGGCCGTATTCTGGTCTGCTACGGGGGCTCCGATCCCACCAATGAGACCGCCAAAGCGGTGCGAGCGATCGCGAGCCTCGCGACGCCGTCAGTTAAGGTGGATGTGGTCGTCGGGCCGACCAATCCTCATGCGCATGCGATTGTGCAATTGTGCAGCGGGTTATCGGGGGCACGGGTCTATCGGGGGGCTGACAACATTGCTGAGTTGATGCGTCGGGCCGATCTGTCGATCGGGGCCGGCGGGGGGATGAGCTGGGAGCGCTGTTGCCTCGGCTTGCCTGCCGTGGCGGGGGACATCGCCGAAAACCAGGTCGGTGCGCTGACGGCCCTGGCTGATGTGGGAGCGGCGCTTTATTTGGGTTCCGCGCCGGCCGTCACGATTGAGATGCTTGCCGAAAGTCTGCTTTCGCTGCTCGACGATGCGCTTCGCGTCAGGGCAATGGGGGAGGCCGCTCTCGCGCTGGTCGACGGCGAAGGGCGGAACCAGGTCGTGGCCCATATGCGCAACTAG
- a CDS encoding surface carbohydrate biosynthesis protein, giving the protein MADQPHVCLVVDNPLRDLEGLVLLARQLSTRGVQATLVPMYEQGFDVPALRPDLVLVNYTRPNNADLIKSYKSAGILVGVLDTEGIGGKNADQFASMVKSAGCPDLVDLYCVWGQAQYAAFLRQDTVAADRLRATGCPRYDFCAPPWRAALPKPSVGSGYVLINTNFPTVNPRFSGSTSHEEESMVKAGFEREFARQFIADGAHAYRSALDMAIKLAQHFSDVQFVLRPHPFENISSYDAFATLPNAKVIQSGTSLEWISGARLLVHQNCSTAIEATMLNVEPLSMEWFNTPALRLDAATRVSRGAAREAEMIELVRQGLEDRMPPLPAETATFRREILSELYTAVDGASSARVSEVVLATISAGRDEAPMPASARPSVRGMAAAAVRRSLGHRTSSLLRRAYSSAEGERRRDGKAFGIETVNSILKRLDGASVDGRRFVARPAENARVKRMLSGASVQLAELN; this is encoded by the coding sequence GTGGCTGATCAGCCGCATGTCTGTCTGGTCGTCGATAACCCGCTTCGCGATCTCGAGGGACTGGTGCTGCTCGCGCGGCAACTGTCGACACGCGGCGTGCAGGCTACGCTGGTGCCCATGTACGAGCAGGGATTCGACGTCCCGGCGTTGCGGCCTGATCTCGTGCTGGTGAACTACACGCGTCCCAATAATGCCGACCTAATCAAGTCCTACAAGAGCGCCGGAATCCTCGTCGGCGTTCTCGATACGGAAGGAATTGGCGGCAAGAACGCGGACCAGTTTGCCAGCATGGTGAAGAGTGCGGGCTGCCCCGACCTTGTCGATCTCTACTGCGTCTGGGGGCAGGCACAGTACGCGGCGTTCCTCCGGCAGGACACGGTCGCGGCCGATCGCCTGCGCGCCACCGGTTGTCCTCGCTATGATTTCTGCGCGCCTCCCTGGCGTGCGGCGTTGCCGAAGCCGTCCGTTGGCTCGGGCTACGTTCTCATCAATACGAACTTCCCGACCGTGAATCCGCGCTTCTCCGGCAGCACCTCTCACGAGGAAGAGTCGATGGTCAAGGCGGGCTTCGAGCGCGAATTCGCCCGGCAGTTCATCGCCGACGGCGCCCATGCCTATCGCAGCGCGCTGGATATGGCGATCAAGCTCGCGCAGCACTTTTCCGACGTGCAATTCGTGCTGCGGCCGCACCCATTCGAGAACATCAGCTCGTATGATGCGTTCGCGACTCTGCCGAACGCCAAGGTCATTCAGAGCGGAACGTCGCTCGAATGGATCAGCGGTGCGCGCCTGCTGGTTCATCAGAATTGCTCCACCGCGATCGAGGCCACCATGCTGAACGTCGAGCCGTTGAGCATGGAGTGGTTCAACACTCCGGCTCTGCGCCTCGACGCGGCGACGCGGGTCAGTCGAGGTGCGGCCCGGGAGGCCGAAATGATCGAGCTGGTCCGGCAGGGTCTCGAGGACCGCATGCCGCCGCTGCCTGCCGAAACCGCCACGTTTCGCCGCGAAATTCTCAGCGAGCTCTATACCGCCGTGGATGGCGCGAGTTCTGCTCGCGTGTCCGAGGTGGTGCTCGCGACAATCTCCGCCGGGCGGGACGAGGCGCCGATGCCTGCCTCAGCGCGGCCTTCGGTGCGCGGGATGGCCGCGGCTGCGGTTCGTCGAAGTCTGGGCCACAGGACAAGTTCGTTGCTGCGTCGTGCTTACAGCTCGGCCGAAGGCGAGCGTCGCCGGGACGGCAAGGCGTTCGGCATCGAGACCGTGAATTCTATATTGAAGCGTCTCGATGGGGCTTCCGTCGACGGCAGGCGCTTTGTTGCGCGGCCAGCCGAGAACGCGCGTGTGAAACGCATGCTGAGTGGAGCGAGCGTGCAACTCGCGGAATTGAACTGA
- a CDS encoding formyltransferase family protein: MKISILCSSASHPVYPYLENWVSAASATHSVELVQTKAKLSGGDILFLISCHEIISRQDRARYGAALVIHSSDLPEGRGWSPQNWQILEGRNKLVVSLLEADDKVDSGAIWAKRPVEFEGHELCDEINHRLFSVWLELMDHAVEHFGRVVPQPQDGREPTYYRRRTSEDSRLDPIQSISAQFDLLRVADPDRFPAFFDFRGHRYHVRISKVSVSEVSDE; the protein is encoded by the coding sequence ATGAAGATTTCGATCCTCTGCTCCAGCGCGTCGCATCCGGTCTACCCTTATCTGGAGAACTGGGTCAGCGCGGCTTCGGCCACGCATAGCGTGGAGCTGGTGCAGACCAAAGCGAAACTGAGCGGCGGCGACATCCTATTCCTAATCTCCTGTCACGAGATCATTTCGCGGCAGGATCGTGCACGCTACGGGGCCGCGCTCGTCATTCATTCTAGTGACCTGCCCGAAGGCCGCGGATGGTCGCCGCAGAACTGGCAGATACTCGAAGGCAGAAACAAGCTCGTGGTCTCGTTGCTGGAGGCCGACGACAAGGTCGATTCGGGAGCGATCTGGGCCAAGCGGCCTGTCGAGTTCGAGGGGCACGAGCTTTGCGACGAAATCAATCATAGGCTGTTCTCGGTATGGCTCGAACTGATGGATCATGCGGTCGAACATTTCGGACGCGTGGTGCCGCAGCCGCAGGACGGTCGCGAACCCACCTATTACCGGCGGCGGACCTCGGAAGATTCCCGGCTCGATCCCATCCAATCCATTTCCGCGCAGTTCGATCTTCTGCGCGTCGCCGATCCGGATCGCTTTCCCGCCTTCTTCGATTTCCGCGGTCACCGGTACCATGTGCGTATCTCGAAGGTGTCCGTGTCCGAGGTATCCGATGAGTGA
- a CDS encoding glycosyltransferase family 2 protein, with product MPLVSIITPSWNVERFIEETVASVQAQTFGDWELLIADDCSTDRTPAIVAEIGARDPRVKLIRMPKNGGPALARQAAIDKAEGRYLAFLDSDDLWLPTKLEHQLAFARDKRAALSYTAFRRIDEANTMAGRLIEVPAELSYDQLLKNTSIATLTALVDREISGPVAMTNEGYDDFCLWLSILRRGHIAHGLNEDLARYRVRGSSVSSRPVRSAKWVWNIYRNIEQLPLLKSAWCFGHWGARAWLKRREF from the coding sequence ATGCCCCTCGTCTCGATCATCACGCCATCCTGGAACGTCGAACGCTTCATCGAGGAAACAGTCGCTTCGGTACAGGCCCAAACCTTCGGTGACTGGGAGCTGCTGATCGCCGATGACTGCTCGACCGATCGCACGCCCGCGATCGTGGCCGAGATCGGCGCGCGCGATCCGCGCGTCAAGCTGATCCGGATGCCGAAGAACGGCGGTCCGGCGCTGGCGCGCCAGGCGGCGATCGACAAGGCCGAAGGTCGCTATCTCGCATTCCTCGACAGCGACGACCTATGGCTGCCCACGAAGCTCGAACACCAGCTCGCCTTTGCCCGCGACAAGCGCGCGGCGCTCAGCTACACCGCGTTTCGCCGCATCGATGAAGCCAATACCATGGCGGGCCGGCTGATCGAAGTGCCGGCAGAGCTGAGCTATGACCAGCTCCTGAAGAACACCTCAATCGCGACACTGACGGCGCTGGTTGACCGCGAGATTTCAGGTCCCGTCGCCATGACCAACGAGGGCTATGACGATTTTTGCCTGTGGCTGTCTATCCTCCGCCGCGGTCACATTGCCCACGGCCTCAACGAGGACCTGGCGCGTTATCGTGTCAGAGGTTCGTCCGTCTCCAGCCGCCCGGTGCGCTCTGCCAAATGGGTCTGGAACATCTATCGCAACATCGAGCAGCTGCCGTTGCTCAAATCGGCCTGGTGCTTCGGCCATTGGGGCGCGCGGGCGTGGTTGAAGCGGCGAGAGTTCTAA
- a CDS encoding PIG-L deacetylase family protein — protein sequence MTERVLIVAAHADDEALGCGGTMARHADDGDSVEVVFLADGVSSRGDRALAARHASAEKACKILGANVPMFFDFPDQRLDSAGLLPVVQTLEPLIARIQPTIIYTHHGGDLNLDHRIVHQAVMTALRPMPASTYKAIYAFEVASSTEWASSAIGEAFRPDRFVSIESTIERKIEALQAYDQEMRDFPHARSYAALRALATLRGASVGLVAAEGFVTLRSVVR from the coding sequence GTGACCGAAAGGGTGTTGATTGTCGCTGCGCACGCCGATGATGAGGCGCTCGGCTGCGGCGGAACGATGGCGAGGCACGCCGACGACGGCGACTCCGTGGAGGTCGTGTTCCTTGCCGATGGAGTGTCGAGTCGCGGCGACCGGGCGCTTGCAGCTCGCCATGCGTCGGCCGAAAAAGCGTGCAAGATACTCGGTGCAAATGTACCAATGTTTTTCGACTTCCCGGACCAAAGGCTGGACAGCGCCGGTCTTCTGCCGGTGGTGCAGACCCTTGAACCACTGATCGCAAGAATCCAGCCGACGATCATCTACACCCACCATGGCGGCGACCTTAATCTCGATCATCGCATTGTCCATCAGGCGGTGATGACGGCATTGCGGCCCATGCCGGCAAGCACGTACAAAGCCATCTATGCCTTCGAGGTGGCTTCGTCGACCGAATGGGCGAGCTCCGCAATTGGTGAGGCCTTCCGGCCGGATCGTTTCGTATCGATCGAAAGCACGATTGAGCGGAAGATAGAAGCGCTACAGGCTTACGATCAGGAAATGCGGGACTTTCCCCATGCCAGGTCCTATGCTGCGTTGCGCGCTCTTGCTACCTTGCGCGGCGCCAGCGTTGGTCTCGTTGCCGCAGAAGGTTTCGTGACGCTGAGAAGCGTCGTTCGCTAG
- a CDS encoding capsule biosynthesis protein, with amino-acid sequence MSSSKTILITTLAEYQTRFWIPVAQRLRASGCGVELLAFDDRSAEMAAAAGVPVTNMYREGLKAGPSPDERAAFDARIEAYGLDGSNFLFSHERFTFGIRDSAALRRRFMIYANAMEALLDRLAGQGKHAVLVQELGGFLSVISSFYAAKRRGIRNWFIEPSFFRGRMYFTPDSLAAPQVMARPADEVSREVRSYLDDTLKQQAIVIPKKDQHHYSAAFKKVVNLRNSRRFAEKLWDQFALGKHQEFGHNLRHARVHAAMALNATRLKKLYRPIPDKRFVYYPFHVPADMALTLRSPDYLDQVATVDFLLRTIPDSHVLVAKEHPAQIGAISADRLFELARRFDNFVLLPPQTNNYTVLNRSDAVISVNSKSGAEALLLGKPVVVMGDAFYSSCPLIYAADRLRDVPTRLREALRDGPFDPARGAPYFEAAWRRSFPGELYISDATQLDTFADSLRAAVVETAVAG; translated from the coding sequence ATGAGCTCCTCCAAGACGATCCTGATCACGACGCTTGCCGAATACCAGACCCGGTTCTGGATTCCGGTGGCGCAGCGTCTGCGCGCGTCAGGATGCGGGGTCGAACTGCTCGCCTTTGACGATCGCAGCGCCGAGATGGCGGCGGCCGCGGGCGTGCCGGTCACGAACATGTACCGCGAGGGCCTCAAGGCCGGCCCCTCGCCCGATGAGCGGGCGGCTTTTGATGCACGGATCGAAGCCTATGGCCTCGACGGCTCCAATTTCCTGTTCAGCCATGAGCGCTTCACTTTCGGAATCCGCGACAGCGCGGCGCTGCGCCGGCGTTTCATGATTTACGCCAACGCCATGGAGGCGTTGCTCGACCGTCTCGCGGGGCAAGGCAAGCATGCCGTGCTGGTGCAGGAGCTCGGCGGCTTTCTCTCGGTGATCTCGAGCTTCTACGCTGCGAAGCGTCGCGGTATCCGCAATTGGTTCATCGAGCCGTCATTCTTCCGCGGCCGGATGTACTTCACGCCGGACAGTCTTGCCGCGCCGCAGGTGATGGCAAGACCTGCGGATGAGGTGTCGCGCGAAGTGCGCAGCTATCTCGACGACACCCTGAAGCAGCAGGCCATCGTTATCCCCAAGAAGGACCAGCATCATTATTCGGCGGCCTTCAAGAAGGTGGTCAACCTGCGCAACTCGCGCCGCTTCGCCGAGAAACTCTGGGACCAGTTCGCGCTCGGCAAGCACCAGGAATTCGGGCACAATCTGCGCCACGCCCGCGTGCATGCCGCGATGGCACTCAACGCGACACGGCTGAAGAAGCTCTATCGTCCAATCCCGGACAAGCGGTTCGTCTATTATCCCTTCCACGTGCCGGCCGACATGGCCCTGACCCTGCGCTCGCCGGACTATCTCGATCAGGTTGCGACCGTCGATTTCCTGCTGCGGACGATTCCGGATTCGCACGTGCTGGTGGCGAAGGAGCACCCCGCCCAAATCGGCGCGATCTCCGCCGATCGCCTGTTCGAGCTGGCGCGCCGCTTCGACAATTTCGTGCTGCTGCCGCCGCAGACCAACAATTACACCGTGCTGAACCGCTCCGACGCCGTCATATCCGTCAACAGCAAATCCGGCGCTGAGGCGCTCCTGCTCGGCAAGCCGGTCGTGGTGATGGGTGACGCCTTCTACAGCTCATGTCCGCTGATCTATGCCGCCGACCGCCTGCGCGACGTGCCGACACGCCTGCGCGAGGCGCTGCGGGACGGCCCATTCGACCCGGCCAGGGGCGCCCCCTATTTCGAGGCCGCCTGGCGGCGGTCGTTTCCGGGCGAGCTCTATATCAGCGACGCCACACAGCTCGACACTTTCGCGGACTCGTTGCGCGCCGCGGTAGTCGAGACCGCCGTTGCCGGTTGA